A stretch of DNA from Shewanella sediminis HAW-EB3:
GTAATATCACGCCGGCCGATCCTGACATAGGTTCGACAATCACTGCGGCGATATTTTCAGCCCCGTGAAGTGCAACCAACTGCTCCAGCACATCCGCTTTTTCAGCTCCGGTCTTAGGCATGCCACGACTAAAGGCGTTGTCCTGCATATCTAATGTATGGGGCAGATGATCGACACCGGGCAATAGTTGTTGACTGAAGGTCTTACGGTTCCCGCCGATGCCGCCGACGGATATTCCACCGAAGCCGACACCGTGATAACCAAGCTCGCGACCGATGAAACGCGTTCGTGTCGCTTCCCCCCTGGCTCTGTGGTAATTAATGGCAATTTTCAGGGCGCTATCGACCGACTCTGAACCAGAGTTGGTGAAGAACACCTTATTCAACCCTTCAGGACTGATTTGGGCCAGACGTTCGGCGAGTTCGAAGGCAATAGGGTGTCCCATCTGGAAAGAGGGAGCGTAATCCATTTGGTGGATCTGTTTACTTACAGCCTGCGAGATCTCTTTGCGTCCATGCCCTGCATTACAACACCATAGTCCTGCCGTGCCATCGAGTACGGGTCTGCCAGTGGTATCTTTGTAATACATGCCTTGTGCTTCGGCGAGCATTCTTGGTTTCGACTTGAACTGCCTGTTTGCCGTAAAAGGCATCCAGTAGTGTTCAAGAGATTGCGTTTCGCTTTGCATATTTGCCTGACTATCTGACATAGCATACACCCCGATTCAGTATTATTCGTTGTTATTATGAGCGGTTGATATTTTCCATGCTATGTCAGAAATAATGAACATGAAAGCTTTTTGTTCGTTTATTTATAGCAAAATATGTATTTTTGTAAAATATATTGAAACTATTGTTGAAAAATGGTCGGGTAAAAGCGTAATCTGGTGCTCTGCAGATCCTTACTGTGCACTTAGTTTGAGCTTTAGGTATCGAAGCCAAGTCGCTTACGATATAGGAATAGCTCTGCGTTTTACCGCTAAAGTGCGACCGGAGGGCTCCGTATGCGAAGCTATCATTATCATTACCCGTTAAGAGGTCATCATGAGTACACCTACAAATCGCAATCAATGGCAAAGCTTGGCCGATAAGTTAATCAGTGAAGGGGAGATTAAGTCCTCTGCATTTATCGATGGCGAATATCTTCCTTCGGTATCGGGTGAGACCTTTGAATGTGTGAGTCCCATAGATGGCCGGATACTCTGTCACGTCGCCAGTTGCTCGTCCCAAGATGCCGATATTGCCGTAAGCAGTGCAAGGCAAGCGTTCGATGAGGGGAGTTGGTCGGCTCTGCCACCGGTAAAACGCAAACAGATAATGATACGTTTCGCCGATCTACTCGAACAGAATCAAGATGAACTCTCCTTGCTAGAGACATTGGATATGGGTAAACCCATCCGCTATTCAGGCTGCGTCGATGTGGCGGGCGCTGCACGCGCCATTCGTTGGTCCGGTGAGGCTATCGATAAAATTTATGATGAGATAGCCCCGACGGCGCCAAATGAGATAGGCATGATCACCCGCGAGCCCGTTGGCGTGGTGGCGGCTATCGTGCCGTGGAACTTCCCTATCTTGATGGCGTGTTGGAAATTGGGCCCGGCTCTGGCGACGGGCAATAGTGTCATCTTAAAGCCTTCGGAGAAGTCACCTTTAACGGCGATTCGTATGGCTCAGATAGCCATAGAAGCCGGGATCCCCAAGGGGGTATTGAACGTGCTTCCGGGCTTTGGTCATACCGTCGGCAAGGCATTGGCCCTGCATATGGATGTGGATACTCTGGTATTTACCGGTTCGACTAAAATCGCCAAACAGCTGATGATCTACGCCGGTGAGTCAAACATGAAACGGGTTTGGTTAGAGGCCGGTGGCAAAAGCCCTAATATCGTCTTCAACGATGCGCCGAATCTGCAAAAAGCGGCCGAAGCCGCCGCTTCTGCCATTGCCTTTAACCAGGGAGAGGTCTGTACTGCAGGTTCACGTCTACTGGTCGAGGCGGGGGTTAAAGATGAGCTGCTTGACCTGATTGCGAAAGAGTTGCTTGCCTGGCAGCCCGGTCATCCTCTGGATCCCGAGACGACCTGTGGCGCCGTTGTCGACAGGCAGCAGCTGGACAATGTGCTGAGTTACATTCGATCCGGCGTCGAGGAGGGAGCCGAGCTTATTCAGGGCGGCGGTCAGGTGATGGCCGAGAGCGGTGGCGTGTATGTCGAGCCAACCATCTTCTCTGAGGTGAATAATAAAATGACGATCGCTAAAGAGGAGATCTTTGGCCCGGTACTGTCGGTGATCACCTTCGATGGAATGGAGCAGGCGATAGAGATAGGAAATGACAGCATTTATGGCCTGGCAGCCGGCGTGTGGACCTCAGATATCAGCAAGGCCCATAAGACGGCGAAGGCATTGCGTAGTGGTATGGTATGGATTAACCACTATGACGGCGGCGACATGACGGCACCGTTTGGTGGTTATAAGCAGTCGGGTAATGGCCGTGACAAGTCACTGCATGCGTTCGATAAGTACACCGAAATGAAGGCGACCTGGATTGCACTAGATTGAAGAATCGAGGTTCGAGGTCCTAGTACCTAGGTTCTAGAACCTCAAACCTCGCTATCAGACTACTTATGTTCCGGGTTGAACCTATCCATCACGACGGCACAGACGGCGTCGCCTGTGATGTTCAGTGAGGTACGGATCATGTCAAATATACGGTCCAGGGCGAACAGTAGTGGTAGTCCGTCAATCGGGATACCGGCTGCAAGCAGCACTGCAACGACCAGGAAGGAGGGACCAGGTACACCGGCTTGACCTATGGCGCCCAGTGTCGAAGTGAAGATAATGGCGGCATAGGCTGTCATAGTCAGATCGACATGATACATCTGGGCGAAGAACATGGCGACAAGACCATAGTAGATAGCGTTACCCGTCATGTTGATGGTCGCGCCCAGCGGCAGTACGAAGGCTGCGGTCGCCTTGGATACATCCAGCTCCTCTTCACAGGTTTCCATAGTGACCGGCAGAGTCGCCATAGATGATGCGGTAGACAGTGCCATCGCCTGGGGTTTCTTCATCGCCGAGACAAACTTCATGGCAGGGACGTTGGAGAAGAACTTCACTACCAAGGGGAAGAAGATGAAGGCATAGATAAGAATCGCCACTACAAATACGACGAATAGCTTCAAGACCACTTCAAGCGCCTGGAATCCGAATGAGCCCACAGACTCTGCCATCAGGCCGAAAACCCCTAAAGGTGCGATGACCATCACGCAGTTGATCATCCATACGAAGGCTTCAACTATGGTATTGAGGCTTTTGATGATGGGCTTGGCACCATCGCCTTTCACTTTACTCAGAGCGATACCGAAGAAGATGCAGAAGACCAGGATCTGCAGAATATTGCCCGAGGTCATAGATTCGAACACATTGGTTGGGATCATGCCAATCAGAGTATCCATGGCGCCTGGCAGTGCGCCTTGCTCTGCGGTGACTTGGGTTAGTGATTGACCGTGAGCACTAAAATCCACTCCGGCTCCGGGTTTGAATATATTGCCCATGACCAGTGCGAGTGTGACGGCAACACCCGAGGTGATAATAAAGAAGGCAAAGGTGCCGATACCTATCTTTCCTGCCGAGGGGCTGTCACCTAAGCTGGCTGCGCCGGCGATAATGGATACCACGACTAAGGGGATGACCAGCATCTTAATCAGATGAATGAAGATGGTACCCAGAGGCCCAAATATGGCGGCACCTTCTCCCATGAAAAGGCCTACTAATGCACCAATTATCATGGCGATAACCACCTGAAGCCCTATGTTGTGCATTAATTTTTTATTTCGAATTCCCACGCTCGCTCCGTTGTTGAACTGATCTGTTAAGCTTTTTTGAAGGGGCGTAAAGTTATCACACAAGTGTATCAGGCACTGTGAAACAGCACTTATCCAGGAGGTAAACTCATCCTTCTATAAACAAATCCAACTCTCATTGAATTATTCTTAAAAAGTATAGGTAAAATTTTGCAAATCGCTAAAATGAATTCAAAATTAATGGGGCTGATTTTGATATCTGTATTTACCGCTTTTTATTTAACCTCTTACTTTGATGCTTTTTCCTTATGGGAGCAGATGAAAGGTATAATCAGGCTACTTGTCTGACTCAGCTTTGTTACTGCTGATGTACTTTTGGCGTATTTTTTCCAGCTCTCCACGTTTTTCAAATGCTTCAAAAAGCGTTCTAAGCTTATCTACCGATATACGATCCAGACTCTTTTTTGATACCTGAACCCAAGGAGTCCGCTCGGAGACCACTAAAGGTTCCCCGAAAAGTGTTTCACCGACTTCCAGTTGAATCGCGGCGCTGAGTATTGGGTCCATAGGGCCGATAATGGCATCGACCCGGCCAACCATAAGCAGCTTTATTGCCTGAACAAAGTCCTTAGTGGTTATGGAGATAATATCCGGGTCGCTATCTATGGCATCACTGAATTTAGCGCCTCTTAAATAGGCGAGTTTTTTCCCTTTTAAGTTTTCTACCGAGTCGAAAGAGCTTCCTTTTAAGCCGATAACGACGGTTTTGAGACTAGGTAAGGGGGCTATGTAAACGACGTAATCTTCTAGTTCCTCATACTTAAACATGATGGTCATGTCAGTTTTACCGGACTTGAGCTCGAACATTATTCTGGCATAGGGATAGACAAGGTTGTTAACCTGATACCCCGCTTCTTTGGCTAACAGATTGGCAATATCGTAATAGATGCCGCTAAGATGATTTTTTCGCTCAATGCCATAGGGAAGAATCGCGATCGTCCTGATCTCAATTTTCCGGCTCTCTTGACTCTCTTCCCCCCTGACTGGGATAAACAGACCCGATAAAATGATGAAGGTAGAAATTAGAATCTTGATTTGTCGATTCACAATCATCTTATTCACAGTCCTCCTATTTTTATAACACTACACCTTGACGCCAAATGGTGGGCCCTCTTGATCAACTTAGTTGATATTGTCTGAATCGACAAGGTAGAACGGTGGGGATTAAAGAGAGAAGCACTCAATCAGAGTGCTTTCTTGTTTTGATTATGGAAGCTCTGCTTATTAAAGTTCGTGACGGTAGGGGATGCTTCTCTGTGCTCCGGGCCGGGTTACTGCTATGGCTGCGGCTCGGTTAGCAAACTCTACCGCATCACGCATCGCCAGGTTTTCACTCAAAGCCACCATCAAGGCCCCGTTAAAGGTATCTCCGGCGGCGACGGTATCGACTGGTTTAACATCTACGCCGGCGACTACGCCTTCAAACTCTGAACAGCTTAAATACGCACCTCGGGAGCCTAAGGTGATGATCACCGTCTCAGGCCCGAGTTGATGAAGCATTTGAGCCGCGAGCCTTGCCGTATTCTCATCACAGACCTCAATCCCCGTTATCGCCTCGGCTTCGGTCTCATTTGGGGTGATAATGTCGACCCATCTGTAGATCTCTGTGCCGAGCACAGTCGCGGGGGCAGGATTAAGCAGGGTATTTGCGCCATGTTTTTTCGCCGACTTCAGCGCCTGAGCAACGGTTGTTGTCGGGGTTTCCAGTTGCACCAGAAACCAATCGGCTTGTGCTAATAACGTCTGGTGTTTCTCGAGTGCCTCAGTCGTCATACTGGCATTGGCACCCAGTGAAACCCCGATACTATTCTCGCCATTTGCGCCGACAAAAATCATGGCGGTGCCCGTGCTTAGCCCATTGACCTTAGTGATCCCATCGGAGTGAATACCGTCATCATGCCAACTCTGACACATCTGGTCGGCAATGCCGTCGGCTCCCAGGTGAC
This window harbors:
- a CDS encoding substrate-binding periplasmic protein, translated to MIVNRQIKILISTFIILSGLFIPVRGEESQESRKIEIRTIAILPYGIERKNHLSGIYYDIANLLAKEAGYQVNNLVYPYARIMFELKSGKTDMTIMFKYEELEDYVVYIAPLPSLKTVVIGLKGSSFDSVENLKGKKLAYLRGAKFSDAIDSDPDIISITTKDFVQAIKLLMVGRVDAIIGPMDPILSAAIQLEVGETLFGEPLVVSERTPWVQVSKKSLDRISVDKLRTLFEAFEKRGELEKIRQKYISSNKAESDK
- a CDS encoding dicarboxylate/amino acid:cation symporter: MHNIGLQVVIAMIIGALVGLFMGEGAAIFGPLGTIFIHLIKMLVIPLVVVSIIAGAASLGDSPSAGKIGIGTFAFFIITSGVAVTLALVMGNIFKPGAGVDFSAHGQSLTQVTAEQGALPGAMDTLIGMIPTNVFESMTSGNILQILVFCIFFGIALSKVKGDGAKPIIKSLNTIVEAFVWMINCVMVIAPLGVFGLMAESVGSFGFQALEVVLKLFVVFVVAILIYAFIFFPLVVKFFSNVPAMKFVSAMKKPQAMALSTASSMATLPVTMETCEEELDVSKATAAFVLPLGATINMTGNAIYYGLVAMFFAQMYHVDLTMTAYAAIIFTSTLGAIGQAGVPGPSFLVVAVLLAAGIPIDGLPLLFALDRIFDMIRTSLNITGDAVCAVVMDRFNPEHK
- the rbsK gene encoding ribokinase translates to MSRLVILGSANADHVMSFEYLPAPGQTLMSKDYRFEHGGKGANQAVACARLCQAGNRIDFICHLGADGIADQMCQSWHDDGIHSDGITKVNGLSTGTAMIFVGANGENSIGVSLGANASMTTEALEKHQTLLAQADWFLVQLETPTTTVAQALKSAKKHGANTLLNPAPATVLGTEIYRWVDIITPNETEAEAITGIEVCDENTARLAAQMLHQLGPETVIITLGSRGAYLSCSEFEGVVAGVDVKPVDTVAAGDTFNGALMVALSENLAMRDAVEFANRAAAIAVTRPGAQRSIPYRHEL
- a CDS encoding aspartate aminotransferase family protein — its product is MSDSQANMQSETQSLEHYWMPFTANRQFKSKPRMLAEAQGMYYKDTTGRPVLDGTAGLWCCNAGHGRKEISQAVSKQIHQMDYAPSFQMGHPIAFELAERLAQISPEGLNKVFFTNSGSESVDSALKIAINYHRARGEATRTRFIGRELGYHGVGFGGISVGGIGGNRKTFSQQLLPGVDHLPHTLDMQDNAFSRGMPKTGAEKADVLEQLVALHGAENIAAVIVEPMSGSAGVILPPEGYLQRLREITKKYGILLIFDEVITGFGRVGDAFASQRWGVTPDMITTAKALNNGAIPMGAVLIDDAIYDASMQGPDGIELFHGYTYSGHPVAAAAAIATLDIYQNEQLFERSRELEGYFEEAVHSLKGLPNIIDIRNIGLVGGIQFSPSEEGVGKRGFGIFEHCFANGTLVRATADIIAISPPLIIDKQQIDQIVNTLGDAIRAVG
- a CDS encoding aldehyde dehydrogenase; protein product: MSTPTNRNQWQSLADKLISEGEIKSSAFIDGEYLPSVSGETFECVSPIDGRILCHVASCSSQDADIAVSSARQAFDEGSWSALPPVKRKQIMIRFADLLEQNQDELSLLETLDMGKPIRYSGCVDVAGAARAIRWSGEAIDKIYDEIAPTAPNEIGMITREPVGVVAAIVPWNFPILMACWKLGPALATGNSVILKPSEKSPLTAIRMAQIAIEAGIPKGVLNVLPGFGHTVGKALALHMDVDTLVFTGSTKIAKQLMIYAGESNMKRVWLEAGGKSPNIVFNDAPNLQKAAEAAASAIAFNQGEVCTAGSRLLVEAGVKDELLDLIAKELLAWQPGHPLDPETTCGAVVDRQQLDNVLSYIRSGVEEGAELIQGGGQVMAESGGVYVEPTIFSEVNNKMTIAKEEIFGPVLSVITFDGMEQAIEIGNDSIYGLAAGVWTSDISKAHKTAKALRSGMVWINHYDGGDMTAPFGGYKQSGNGRDKSLHAFDKYTEMKATWIALD